A window from Littorina saxatilis isolate snail1 linkage group LG9, US_GU_Lsax_2.0, whole genome shotgun sequence encodes these proteins:
- the LOC138975778 gene encoding sulfotransferase 1E1-like, with translation MEQNIQDDQHYDPVKKNGVIIDGMTFPPRQPCGVPWKEHIENLRSLELRRTDVFICAYPKAGTHWLWEVTHMLLTGKVEYETRTKENLMMEFITKETIDNLDSPRIMNTHVPFSMLPVKEMKEKGVKVLHVYRNPKDTVVSMYFHFRQVFPHLKDYSLLDFLRIFLQDDMVYGNYFCFIKQMEAFIQQNPDVPVFQLSYEAMRKENQVQHVQRLAKFLEVEASEDLCERITEACSFQKMKQADQSKTLPSEISSHTMTKDTKMYRKGEVGDWKNYLTVAMNEMMDGAIQEKLPGSSYTLQYT, from the exons ATGGAGCAAAATATCCAAGATGATCAACATTATGACCCAGTCAAAAAGAATGGCGTCATCATCGATGGTATGACCTTCCCACCCAGACAACCTTGTGGCGTTCCATGGAAAGAGCACATCGAAAATCTTCGTTCCCTGGAGCTCCGCAGAACAGATGTGTTCATATGTGCCTATCCTAAAGCAG GAACCCACTGGTTATGGGAGGTAACACACATGCTTCTGACAGGAAAAGTCGAATACGAAACACGCACCAAAGAAAACCTGATGATGGAATTCATCACCAAGGAAACCATTGACAACCTTGATTCACCTCGCATCATGAACACTCACGTGCCGTTTAGTATGCTGCCCGTGAAGGAGATGAAGGAGAAGGGAGTGAAAGTTCTGCACGTGTATCGTAATCCCAAAGACACTGTGGTGTCCATGTATTTCCACTTCAGACAGGTTTTCCCGCACCTGAAAGATTATTCCTTGTTGGATTTCTTGAGGATATTTCTTCAGGATGACA TGGTGTACGGCAACTACTTTTGCTTCATAAAACAAATGGAGGCCTTCATTCAACAAAATCCTGATGTTCCAGTGTTCCAGCTTTCCTATGAGGCAATGCGAAAG GAAAACCAAGTGCAGCATGTGCAGAGACTGGCAAAGTTTCTTGAAGTTGAGGCATCAGAAGACCTCTGCGAGAGAATCACTGAGGCGTGCAGCTTCCAGAAGATGAAACAAGCGGACCAATCTAAGACCCTCCCATCAGAAATCTCTTCTCATACGATGACAAAGGACACAAAGATGTACAGAAAGG GCGAGGTTGGAGACTGGAAGAACTACCTGACTGTTGCCATGAATGAAATGATGGACGGTGCCATCCAGGAAAAGCTGCCTGGTTCATCTTACACACTGCAGTACACCTGA